From the genome of Plectropomus leopardus isolate mb chromosome 9, YSFRI_Pleo_2.0, whole genome shotgun sequence:
TCATAAATGACCTGCTCAGAGGCACACCTACTTCTCCGGGGAACTGAAGAcgaaaaagaaaatactaatgAAACCTGGCTGAGTGTTGCCTTATCTGAAAGTAGACACGGACTACTGCTTATGCAAAATTGTAGAGCCAAATTCAGAATGCAAATAGAAGTTGTAAAACTCCTGGGGCTGTGAATTCACCCCTTCCAAAGCACAATATCTCTTGAGGATATTGTCCTCAATATTGGTGACAGAACAAATAACCGAGGGCAGAGAAAGCATATTTATCCTAGGTTTAGCACATCCGTCTGCACTGGATAAATGATTGATGAAGAGCAATAGTATATAAGACAAGCAAGAAACAAGACAGACAACTCTACTGACAAGCAATTATGACAGGGAAACACCCAGAAAAATGAGAGGGCAAATACTGATAATCAGCAGGTAACGCTTTCAACAAACAGTTTATGCAGCGTGATTGATtacttttacagtttctgtttcCTACTGCTGCTGATTACTGAAGCTCTCATACTTCAAATTGTGTAAATTATACACCTGCCATCCAGAGGGCTTACCTGCTTTCGCTTTATATCCAGCAGAGAAACGTTCTCCTAGTTAAGTAGCGTGTGTGACCAGTGCGTCCCTTCAAGAGTAGCTGGTGTGTACAGAGGAAAAGCCTTTCTCTGTCTGACAGGTGTCTCGATCCCTGCGCTTGTGAACAGGTACGGGCGTGATCATGGACAAGCCCAGCCAGTCAAGGAAGGTGGATGTGGGGTGGAGCAGTGTGTTTGTCTAtccatttgtgtgtatgtgtgtgcgttaATGGAGGTTGCTAAGAACTAATTTCTGTTTACATCTTTGTTCGTGGGAGAAGGCAAGCACATACCTGTCATACAGGTGACTGGCAATCAATTCTGAGGACGAGCGAGGCAAAGGGAAGAGGGTGACGGCGACAAGGTGCACAGCACGGCAAGCAGAAAGGAAGCGACTCGCAGCAACATCTCCTGTGGGAACGCTCCTCTCATGCTCAGTGGGTAGGAAAACCCAGGAAGCACACACATCATTAAAATGAGATCAAGGACAGCACACACAACTGAGCTGAGATAACAAACAGACGCAGTTGCCCACaagtcaataaaaataacatgaaagcCAATCTAATTTGGAAAGTACTGAATTTTACAcatggaattttttaaaaaagtacttctGTTTTTGTACAATGAAAACTGAGACCACCACCTTGAAAATCTAGTTTCTTACCTAATCAAAGTAAATTATAACATAGTGtaatcttttttaaagtaaatattctAGGTAAGAAAACAGGCAGAGTctataacaaacaaaatgtttgatCAATGTTAGTGACTGTGTGTCTATGTTTGTATAAATGAAGAACAAAGAGTCTATGCTCCTGCAATTGTCCAACAATTTCTTCAgcaaatagcaacaaaaaagcaCTCTCTGAGTGACTGGCCACAGTATGCACTCTATGAAAACACACTATGGAGATCAGCCGACCATTGTTTCACTACAAAAAGCAATCTCACACATGCTGTGCATACATTTACAGAGTCTTTTCAAATCAGAAAAGGGTGTGAATAGATTTCACAACTATCAGAGGGAGGGGGTGGAAGAGGAAATTAGCAAGTCTGAGAGCCAAAGTTTCACTCTGGTGAGCACACTGGCAAGTGTAAACGCTCAAGTCTATTATCTACCTGCTGGATCCCTCTCTGCCCTAAACGACAAACCAGTCAGACGGCCTTACTCGCTGACGCTGCAGTGAATCATTAGGGTGCTGCTGGCGCGGAATTAAAACGAGAATGCTAAGTATCTTAACTTAACCCCAACCTTGTTGTCACTACACCATGccaagaaatgacaaaaatgcttCACCTAGAAATCCAATCTTTGTAGATCAATACATTTAAGATGAATACTGTGAAAAAGAGGCCCTATCATTTACCAGCTCATCAGTTTTGTAACTATGTcatcattaaaatgacaaacagaaTGTGGAAATACAGGATAACAATAGTCTATGATACATTTTCATTGTCCCTCCCATTATTGTATTTGATGACAGTCTTTGAATAGTATTTTAACAGTTTGCGCAACTCGTAGAAACGCATGCCATCCTGATGACATACGGCATCTAATACCAGTGATACTCCAGTATCAGGGAGAGAGTAGTGTTTGCAACATGTGAAAAAGTATATACCAAAAGTATATAAACACACTTTACTCTACATACATTGAAAAAGTTAGTGATTGCTGTAATCATTACCCTTGCCCATACTATCCATGAAGCGACCCCTCCCTACTGTAATTCCAGTGTAAGAGATTGCTCATGTTCTGTATTAAAGCCTTGTTCAGTTCAGCCTAAGCCAACATAAGCAGTctaattttgtcaaatcaaGTTTGTccagtttcagtgtttttaggaGTGTTTCCTTGTTAAGCATTTCATTGTCTCAATGTATATATGGGTTTGTACTTTTTTAGGACAGACTTGGAAAAGTCTGAAACTACACTCTAAACTACAAGCAGTAATATGCTGCTATATATTGCAGCCTTCATGCTTCCACGGAGGCTTTTCACCAGATGTTGGAGCCTGGTGAAAAAGATGCAGCACAGCCGCCACTCTTATTACCTTAAAGGTGTTGGATGGAGAGGAGATCAAGGCTTTGTGCAGGCCAGTCAATATCTTTCACACAATGTACGTGGCGTTGTGCAGGGGGATGGTTTTCTTCTTAAAAGAGAATGGCCAATTGCCAAAAGTTGGAGGCACATTATTATCTTAAGTTTCAATGTATGCTGCTTAACTGAAACCAAAGAGCTTACCTGCAAACTAAATAAAACCACCCTCGACATATAATACACATCCCTATCCACAAACTTTTGGCCATATGATGTAAATCCAACCATAACTTTAAACAGctattttcattcaaataatATAGTGAAAATCTTGGTTTAGTGGAATGTATTTAGGTATTTTGACATAAACAGCAGCATCTTAATTGGTATACAGCACTTGAGAGAAACCCAAGAAAATGGAACAGGAATATTTGTAAGTCATTGCAAGTTTTACAGTGTAAGATCAGTATATTTATCTCGTTATTAACAGGGGTTTTACTGTTGACTAAGTGCTTAAAAACTTTGAGAAGACCAAACTGCAGTGTGTTgaccaaaaccaaaatcatttgctgccatctgctggagaaATTTGTACATAAAAGTTGAAAAGGCACATAAATCCTGCAAGGTTTGGATAAGGATAAATTGTCTGTTCCCTCATTTCAAATTGTCCATTCAGGGCACTCTGCTCAGTGAGTGTACCTGTACAGTCTTCACCTCCACTCTACCATCAAGCACCTTGTCTGAGATGAGGGTAGCTCTGCACTGTGCATGCTATCCCATCCTTCAGACTGACCACTGGTTTATAGCCCAGGTCCTGCTTGGCGCGCTCACAGCTGTAGTAGTGGTGGGTTCCAGCCAGAGCCACTCTCATTGGTGTAAAGGTGGGTTTAAATGACACTAGGGGGCGCAGGATCAGGGCCAGCAGCCAGAGCAGCAGGGCCAGTCCGTACACAAGAAAGTAGGGGAGGTGGTAGCGGGGCGCAGCATATCCCAGACCCACCAGCACCTCAGACATGAAGTCCCAGAATCTAATTGGCTCGTCATTGGTGATGTGGTATGGCTGAAAGAGAAGCGGAGGATATAAGAAGAATGAAAACTCTAATCTTGAATAAGTAGGTGTGTTCTGGCAACATGATTTTACAGACAGAATAAATTGAATCGGTtcaatgtttgattttattttcactcactTTTCCACATATGGGGGAGTCCGGCCTCAAGCGTTCAGCAGCCAGGATGTGACCATGAACTACGTTCTCCACAAAGGTGAAATCCACAAGATTGGTCCCATCACTGCAGAAAACAGTAGAGAAAAGTTACAATAGATGTATACAGATAAGCACCATggacctgaaaaacaaacaaaaaaaaaatgtaatcattcaGTGCACTGGTGCAGCAGTCTATGAGCCGAGCCACTACCGCCATACTAATTTCAACTTTTCAAGTAGCAGGGGAGTAGAGGTTAGAGATGTAAGTGAGAGATAAGAAGTAGGTTTAAGagataacataattttagacccaagtattttgtattttggactGAAGTATAAGAAGATAAATACATGTAGATATGATAATTTCAGAAGAATATTCTGATCAAACAAGTGAGTAAAAGCTGTTAATCTACCTGCAGTCTTTGAAACTAAACTGATGCGTTGTGTGCTGGTGTTTCCTTCACAGGTGGCTGATAAATTAGTAGTGTGCATAACTTTACACCAGTTAAATTTACAAAGAGCACAGTCAATCTGTCACTGTTATTTATAAAATGCAGATTAATGTTAGGTTTCTATATATGAAcctcaaaatgtaaaattattttttcttgttttttgggggatttttttgccttaatttgATAGAAAAGTCTAAGTGTtaaagagggagacagagggaatgacatgcagctaaGGGCCGCAGACTGGAATCAAACATGCGGCCACTTCAGCAAGGACACCACCTCAGTACATGGGGTGCTCACTCTGCtgcttatttttaattattttacaatgaCTGTTGCTGAAATAAGAGTCATTTATTCTAGTTCTATTAGTTAGGGATTCATAAGATTTggatttttgctgatatccaatatgccgATATTTTCCAACTCATTTTGGCTAACTGCAGATGTCAAAACTCCGACATGCACATGCCTTTTTTCCACCTCACTGCAGAGAACATCAAGTTTCCCCTTTGATGGAATTAAAAGCTTGTCAGGCCGACTCTTATCGTTGCCCACTGGCAGATGCAGACCTGACgtacaatgtttttcaaaatacaaacattcactttgcaaaacacaaaaactactttaaCTTAGGTTACATGTGGAAGATGCCATAATTACTTTTCTGTACATTTCAtcaaacaaaactataaaattCACCTGATTTTAACAGGCTTAGGTGGTCCTGACaaaattcacaatatttttaatgattacaGTTTTATAATTAAAGCACAGTCTTATCAGTAGAAATGTTCATTTCAGGCCAGTGGCTATATTTCGTTTATTTTAAAGCCTTTGTCTTCCAATACCAATGACATGCCAATACTATCATGCATCCCTATATCAgtaattaaaagttttattgTCATCCGTACTGAAGCCCCTATGACCTACCCAATGATGAATTTCATCTTGCCCCTGCGAGCTGTGTCCACCAGGATAGGAACCAGCTGTGGGTCCCGAGGGCCAAAGATGCCATGAGGCCGGATGGCAACTGTGAGTAAACCCTTCTTCTTGTCACAAGCCTCGAGGACCAGctaaaacacagagacagtaTAAAATATTCAACTCTACCTGCTGCAAAACAGTATGATCATTTGCTCTCTCTTCGGTCTCATGGGTTTGATTAATTGTAAAGGGCACGGAGCAGATGGTGTGCCAGTAACACAGGAGGTCTTGGAAAGATGTACTCACTGCTGCTGA
Proteins encoded in this window:
- the nsdhl gene encoding sterol-4-alpha-carboxylate 3-dehydrogenase, decarboxylating, whose translation is MATRVRPSNKRCTVIGGSGFLGRHLVEKLLERGYSVSVFDIRQSYELPGVTFHQGDLCDIQALLPAMKDVALVFHCASPAPASDDRGLFERVNIQGTRTVIEACMEAGVQKLVLTSSASVVFEGTDIKNGREDLPYAKKPIDYYTETKIEQEKLVLEACDKKKGLLTVAIRPHGIFGPRDPQLVPILVDTARRGKMKFIIGDGTNLVDFTFVENVVHGHILAAERLRPDSPICGKPYHITNDEPIRFWDFMSEVLVGLGYAAPRYHLPYFLVYGLALLLWLLALILRPLVSFKPTFTPMRVALAGTHHYYSCERAKQDLGYKPVVSLKDGIACTVQSYPHLRQGA